A window of the Parambassis ranga chromosome 17, fParRan2.1, whole genome shotgun sequence genome harbors these coding sequences:
- the prtfdc1b gene encoding phosphoribosyltransferase domain-containing protein 1b: MAEVAVQSERRSEGIVINDDWPGYCLDLFSYPAHYSGDLDCVIVPHGVIMDRTERLARNIMDDLGDHDIVVLCVLKGGYQFCADLVDRIKALSRNSNRTIPMRVHFIRLKSYLNDQSTEDLHIVGAEDLSFLAGKNVLIVEAIVGTGKTMKTLLKHVEAFRPKMIKVAGLLVKRVPHSSACVPDYVGFEIPNRFVVGYALDYNEYFRDLNHICVISESGKMKYKI; encoded by the exons atggcagAAGTTGCCGTCCAGTCCGAAAGAAGAAGCGAGGGCATTGTG ATTAACGATGACTGGCCAGGCTACTGTTTAGACCTCTTCAGCTACCCAGCTCACTACTCCGGAGATTTAGACTGTGTCATTGTTCCGCATGGAGTGATTATGGACAG GACGGAGCGCCTGGCTCGAAACATCATGGATGATCTTGGGGATCATGACATTGTAGTGCTCTGCGTGCTGAAAGGAGGCTACCAGTTCTGTGCCGACCTGGTGGACCGGATCAAGGCTCTGAGCCGCAACTCCAACCGCACCATCCCCATGAGGGTCCACTTCATCCGTCTCAAGAGCTACCTG AACGACCAGTCCACAGAGGACCTTCACATAGTCGGGGCTGAGGATTTGTCCTTTTTAGCTGGAAAG AACGTCCTGATTGTGGAG gCAATTGTAGGCACCGGAAAAACAATGAAGACTCTCCTGAAGCATGTTGAAGCCTTCAGGCCCAAAATGATCAAAGTAGCAGG GCTGCTGGTAAAGAGAGTGCCACACAGCTCGGCGTGTGTTCCTGACT ACGTCGGCTTTGAGATACCCAATCGTTTTGTGGTGGGATACGCCTTAGACTACAATGAGTATTTTAGAGATCTCAAT cACATCTGTGTGATCAGTGAGAGTGGGAAGATGAAGTATAAGATTTAA